In Naumovozyma castellii chromosome 1, complete genome, one DNA window encodes the following:
- the BXI1 gene encoding Bxi1p (ancestral locus Anc_3.44), protein MSDPLVQPAPPPYQEQAPNYNNSQGPFIPDDFKYSTKVISCEPEVRQYFMNRVYSILSAQLLLTSSFTYWATQSEGLQTFITDHIGLWLFSTIFALLLCIALTFMPRYSDAIEITDEGTEQESTRVPWYCLTKRGQLGLLSLFTIAEAYSISIIALTYDEQTILSALFITTIVVIGVSLTATSGKFEFALESAMSVYYWLNWGLWILIGIGFTSLFFGMSSTVDLLYGWFGAILFTVYLFIDTQLIFRKVFPDEEIKCAMMLYLDIINLFLSILRILNHSNDD, encoded by the coding sequence ATGTCTGACCCTTTGGTTCAACCAGCTCCCCCACCATATCAAGAACAAGCTCCGAATTACAATAACTCCCAAGGCCCCTTTATCCCAGATGACTTCAAGTATTCTACAAAAGTTATCAGTTGTGAACCTGAGGTCCGCCAGTATTTCATGAATAGAGTGTACTCTATCTTATCTGCACAACTTCTGCTAACGTCATCGTTCACATATTGGGCCACACAGTCAGAAGGGTTACAAACGTTTATCACTGACCATATTGGCCTATGGCTCTTCTCAACTATATTCGCACTCCTCCTCTGTATTGCCTTGACGTTTATGCCCCGTTATAGTGATGCCATTGAGATTACAGATGAGGGAACAGAGCAAGAGAGTACGCGCGTACCATGGTATTGCCTCACTAAAAGAGGTCAGCTAGGATTATTGAGTTTATTTACCATTGCAGAAGCATACTCTATTTCCATTATAGCCCTTACCTATGACGAACAGACGATTTTAAGTGCCCTATTCATTACTACTATTGTGGTAATTGGTGTTTCATTAACAGCAACCTCAGGTAAATTCGAATTTGCATTAGAATCGGCCATGTCAGTATATTACTGGTTAAATTGGGGACTATGGATTCTTATCGGTATTGGCTTCACCTCTCTTTTCTTTGGGATGAGTTCCACAGTAGATTTATTATATGGTTGGTTCGGTGCCATCTTATTTACGGTATACCTTTTCATTGATACTCAACTTATCTTCAGAAAGGTTTTCcctgatgaagaaatcaaatGTGCCATGATGttatatttggatattattaatttatttttgtcTATTCTAAGGATATTGAATCATTCCAACGACGATTGA
- the STB1 gene encoding Stb1p (ancestral locus Anc_3.37): MSPEKEQELSNRILERAQLAQMTRQLKLGLSKVTSNTATTTTNNSSSTMSKEMSRKRSGDDIEIKHENTSLSPTKKQQLQEGKIISKSPLKFATTRTPPPAPPSSAAVSNSKTTNEDDDSQEENTKEDLEPPSTPRAHSQAVMLNSRNANATNNERIFMTPRRRLSTSLNKRNSGTNPENDAGADLLMYLATSPYTSVRQTLTENMSMTNNNNNNNTNNTNIPYSRNGGAKIPSTPSSSYHNRSDEAIRFSNMKPSMSSPQSTFKVPHMVTNNAAIAFSDVLMESPSLYMSTSPQASSFLSPQKRRQSINNTHGNATLMPPSQQVPTTPSRDNNNNGSGTQTGITSNHTLLKTPNFNMGDYIHNLFSPSPRVPLSGLRRSSITGAILGMNGTDTVYGTSTISAGTNISSNLSSNSAGSVEEKED, from the coding sequence ATGTCACCGGAGAAGGAACAAGAACTTTCCAATAGAATTCTAGAGAGAGCTCAGCTAGCTCAAATGACGCGTCAATTGAAACTGGGTCTCAGTAAGGTAACTTCAAAtacagcaacaacaacgacgaacaattcatcatccacCATGAGTAAAGAAATGAGCAGGAAAAGATCAGGTGATGATATTGAGATTAAGCATGAGAACACGTCCCTTTCaccaacaaagaaacaacaaTTGCAAGAGGGGAagattatttcaaaatcaccTTTGAAATTCGCAACTACGAGGACCCCACCACCAGCACCACCATCATCAGCGGCCGTTTCGAATTCTAAGACTactaatgaagatgatgattcaCAGGAGGAAAACACAAAGGAAGACCTAGAACCTCCTAGCACACCTAGAGCACATTCACAAGCCGTTATGCTAAACTCGCGGAATGCCAATgcaacaaataatgaaaggATATTTATGACACCTAGACGTCGATTATCcacttctttaaataagaGAAACAGTGGTACAAATCCTGAAAATGATGCAGGGGCGGATCTACTAATGTATCTTGCCACAAGCCCATATACCTCAGTGCGTCAAACTTTGACAGAAAACATGAGCATGactaataataacaacaataataatactaacAATACAAATATACCGTATTCAAGAAATGGGGGGGCCAAGATTCCAAGCACAccgtcatcatcatatcACAATAGATCAGATGAAGCTATCAGATTTTCTAATATGAAGCCATCCATGTCCTCTCCACAATCTACATTTAAGGTGCCTCATATGGTAACAAATAATGCTGCCATCGCCTTTTCCGATGTATTGATGGAATCTCCGTCATTATATATGAGTACGTCACCTCAGGCATCATCTTTCTTATCACCACAAAAGAGAAGACAAAGTATCAATAATACTCATGGGAACGCAACTTTAATGCCCCCCTCACAACAAGTACCCACCACACCATCTCGagataacaataataacgGCAGTGGAACACAAACGGGCATTACCTCGAATCACACGCTTCTAAAGACACCCAACTTTAACATGGGAGATTATATACATAACCTTTTCTCCCCATCGCCAAGGGTACCCCTAAGTGGTCTTAGGCGAAGTAGCATTACGGGTGCCATCTTAGGAATGAATGGCACCGATACCGTGTATGGGACAAGCACCATATCGGCAGGTACTAATATCTCATCAAACCTATCAAGCAACTCAGCAGGGTCGGTCGAGgagaaagaagattga
- the NCAS0A10040 gene encoding 60S ribosomal uL23 domain-containing protein (ancestral locus Anc_3.43) — protein sequence MKKVEDGNTLVFQVSMKSNKHQIKKAVKELYEVDVLSVNTLVRPNGTKKAYVRLTADYDALDIANRIGYI from the coding sequence ATGAAGAAGGTTGAAGACGGTAACACTTTGGTTTTCCAAGTCTCTATGAAGTCTAACAAGCATCAAATCAAGAAGGCCGTCAAGGAATTATACGAAGTTGATGTCTTGTCTGTTAACACTTTGGTTAGACCAAATGGTACTAAGAAGGCTTACGTTAGATTGACTGCTGATTACGATGCTTTAGACATTGCTAACAGAATTGGTTACATCTAA
- the MRPS18 gene encoding mitochondrial 37S ribosomal protein uS11m (ancestral locus Anc_3.42), translating into MLRTIGPSHIIPILRQQGVRAYSPAVSFSDITKKRDSRSEPETFLSNTNVSKTGGSSRFNAPQITLANVTSPFGSTGKNGTNVVVRYLMSCLFTKNNTHITYSAVVEDTSFQQKNPTMSYNEKYLYYCKLPHKVKFAISTGCLGFRKAARGEYEAGFQTATRAFQMIEEKGLLDKNIEIVMKDFGKGREAFISALNGKEGNVVRNKISRIWDKTPLKFGGVRSPKIRRL; encoded by the coding sequence atgCTGAGGACCATAGGACCATCACATATAATTCCAATACTGAGACAGCAAGGTGTAAGAGCATACTCTCCAGCTGTGTCATTTTCGGACATAACGAAGAAAAGAGATTCAAGATCAGAACCTGAGACCTTCCTATCGAATACTAATGTATCGAAAACGGGAGGCTCTAGTAGATTTAACGCTCCACAAATTACCCTTGCTAATGTGACGAGCCCATTCGGTTCCACGGGGAAGAATGGCACTAATGTGGTTGTTAGATACTTAATGAGTTGCCTTTTTACTAAGAATAACACACATATTACATATTCTGCTGTGGTGGAAGATACAAGTTTCCAACAAAAGAATCCAACCATGTCTTATAATGAGAAATACTTGTATTACTGTAAATTACCGCATAAGGTAAAATTTGCTATTTCAACAGGATGTCTTGGATTTAGGAAAGCTGCCAGGGGTGAGTATGAAGCTGGATTTCAAACTGCAACTAGAGCTTTCCAAAtgattgaagaaaaagggTTGTTGGataagaatattgaaattgtcaTGAAGGATTTTGGTAAGGGGAGAGAAGCGTTTATTTCAGCGTTGAATGGGAAAGAAGGTAATGTCGtaagaaataaaatttcaaggATTTGGGATAAAACTcctttgaaatttggtGGGGTTAGGTCACCCAAGATTAGGAGGTTATGA
- the YPT11 gene encoding Rab family GTPase YPT11 (ancestral locus Anc_3.47): protein MSSSKKKRYSTTNLLLSPVLTVSPGQHPYISSPSSHQRHSESALGLGINSVEPTHYRRNIRRSSTIYRIPRPNDMSSHPSSRTHSNNDEHTEPISNLKILLLGDSNVGKTAMILSYCNELLTKSQFKSQLISNNTKHMNSVSSHSSNGFKLDRLNKLKGRGNSKRFSLNESDLETLILKRRASIIRQKIRCRSYCFDRDEEDDEADLDYFESEQYGGYFGVEGSIDELGSPFVDAKASFDDREEMIIDTRPTIGIDIKSTLVNIQGKKYNCIFWDPAGQDRFKNVMMDSLYKISNAIILCYDICNLTSFQNCCRYWLNETLENVRSGDLSEIKFYLVGNKLDLYAKRQVNHEDVLNMITNMEYDYGITISGNFEVTCKWENVVERIFDLILMDLVEKGTSESTPAKENGNIYNPGSSTMRYSDDQHTPEIRNRFVKRLSVQELTPFDESVPPLEDRFSDLSIDDLNIDPIPMDATTTTKKNRKTKQPHTKSKSKARPKKNKEANIDITKPLDGSLDSPSTNSSACCY, encoded by the coding sequence ATGAGCTCctcgaagaagaagagataCTCAACTACCAACCTACTGCTATCACCGGTTCTGACAGTGTCTCCAGGCCAACATCCTTATATATCATCTCCATCGTCACACCAGCGTCATTCTGAGTCTGCTCTCGGGCTGGGCATTAATTCTGTGGAACCAACACACTATCGTCGTAATATAAGGCGATCCTCTACCATATATCGAATCCCTCGTCCCAATGATATGTCCTCACATCCTAGTTCCCGCACCCATTCCAACAATGATGAACACACAGAACCTATTTCAAACTTAAAAATTCTACTACTCGGTGATTCAAATGTAGGAAAAACTGCTATGATCCTGAGTTATTGTAATGAACTTTTGACAAAATCACAATTTAAATCGCAATTGATATCGAATAACACAAAGCATATGAATTCCGTATCATCTCACTCATCTAATGGGTTTAAATTGGATAGGctaaataaattgaagGGTCGTGGCAATTCTAAAAGATTCAGTTTGAATGAATCAGACTTGGAAACTTTAATCTTAAAAAGAAGAGCCTCAATTATTAGACAAAAGATTAGATGTCGAAGTTATTGTTTTGACagagatgaagaagatgatgaagctgatttggattattttgaatcaGAGCAATATGGTGGATATTTTGGAGTAGAAGGgtcaattgatgaattaggGAGTCCTTTTGTGGATGCCAAAGCATCCTTTGATGACAGAGAGGAGATGATAATTGATACGAGACCTACTATTGGGATTGATATCAAATCAACCCTGGTAAACATTCAGGGGAAGAAATATAACTGTATTTTTTGGGATCCAGCGGGACAAGATCGATTTAAAAATGTCATGATGGATTCACtttataaaatttcaaatgctATTATCTTATGTTATGATATTTGTAATTTGACAAGCTTCCAAAATTGTTGCCGATACTGGCTTAATGAAACATTAGAGAACGTCAGAAGCGGAGACTTATCAGAGATAAAATTCTATTTAGTTGGGAACAAGCTTGATCTTTACGCTAAACGACAAGTGAATCATGAGGATGTGTTGAACATGATTACAAATATGGAGTACGATTACGGAATAACTATTTCTGGGAATTTTGAAGTCACTTGTAAGTGGGAAAATGTTgttgaaagaatatttgatttaatattgaTGGACTTGGTGGAAAAGGGGACTTCTGAGAGTACACCAGCAAAAGAGAATGGCAACATTTATAACCCTGGCAGTAGTACTATGCGTTACTCAGATGACCAACATACACCTGAAATTCGTAACCGGTTTGTCAAGCGCCTTTCAGTACAGGAGCTAACCCCGTTTGATGAGTCTGTTCCACCACTTGAAGATCGATTTTCTGATCTTTCtattgatgatttgaaCATTGATCCAATACCAATGGACGCTACAACTActacaaagaaaaatagaaaaaCGAAGCAACCACACACTAAATCAAAATCGAAAGCAAGgccaaagaagaacaaggAGGCTAATATTGATATTACTAAACCCTTAGATGGAAGCCTAGATAGCCCATCGACCAATTCATCTGCATGCTGCTATTAA
- the KRI1 gene encoding Kri1p (ancestral locus Anc_3.39), with amino-acid sequence MPRKKSATKKAKEAAKREASHSDVPAPIEQKKPKPTSKIEEESSDDIESESSEDEDDYGELVTEEVEDGINKVISAIRNNETDKLLDPEVKFFEDPEKAVAKLAKTEKHKPIYLKDYHRMNILSGNPIVDEDEDMPLQETVDGKQSYVSQEKEERTQLLDEIKNAFGNDEDKENNNSSENDDDDDGFLKKKEPSTVEGTTDDAKLQLPNPKDEEKFLDEFVSQQAWIPRKGDKVLNVDGGMDEIEDDDEFEDAVEKFENAYNFRYEDPNAAEIVSYARTQATLRRSATSARRRKRDDEKQVKQEVKKEKEQKVQKKKTKKVNQLTDILEQLKKEYGAEISESMVKKITDTLLNNDFKDDEWDKVVAELFNEEFYDQEAKPTWNDEDDEIMADFYDEQKQEADAKLEDDELLEEEERNDEDEPAKKKSKKNKSEDKKAKKKEKKKLSELVESAVEQNKLAILDEVEKEEEEKRGRLRSKDDQDLKFRYREVSPESFGLTAREIFAADDTDLNEFIGLKKFAPYRPKELRAKDKRKVTKSRRLRDWRKKVFNNEAGLVGDEKDILIPVEEKKSKHKHGHQHRQHEKKRHNKK; translated from the coding sequence ATGCCAAGAAAGAAGTCTGCCACTAAAAAAGCTAAAGAAGCCGCTAAGAGAGAGGCATCCCACAGCGATGTGCCTGCCCCAATAGAACAGAAAAAGCCTAAACCAACGAGCaaaattgaagaggaaTCTAGTGATGATATCGAATCTGAATCCAgcgaagatgaagatgattatGGTGAGCTAGTTACTGAGGAAGTGGAAGATGGTATTAATAAAGTTATATCAGCTATTAGAAATAACGAAACTGATAAGTTATTGGATCCAGAGGtcaaattctttgaagatcCTGAAAAGGCCGTCGCCAAATTGGCTAAGACTGAGAAGCACAAACCTATCTACTTAAAGGATTATCATagaatgaatattttatctGGGAATCCTATTgtggatgaagatgaggataTGCCTTTACAAGAAACTGTTGATGGGAAACAATCATATGTGTCTCaagaaaaagaggaaagaacGCAACTGTTAGATGAAATCAAAAACGCTTTTGgcaatgatgaagataaagaaaacaataattcctccgaaaatgatgatgatgacgatggcttcctgaagaagaaggaaccTAGTACAGTTGAAGGTACCACAGACGATGCGAAATTACAATTACCAAATCCAaaggatgaagaaaaattcttgGATGAATTTGTAAGCCAACAAGCTTGGATCCCTAGAAAGGGTGATAAAGTCTTGAATGTAGATGGTGGAatggatgaaattgaagatgatgatgaattcgAAGATGCTGttgagaaatttgaaaatgcCTATAACTTCCGTTATGAAGATCCAAATGCTGCCGAGATTGTTTCATATGCTCGTACACAAGCTACTTTGAGAAGATCAGCTACATCAGCTCGTAGAAGAAAGAGAGATGACGAAAAGCAAGTAAAGCAAGAAgttaagaaagaaaaagagcAAAAAgttcaaaagaagaaaaccAAGAAGGTTAACCAATTGACAGACATTTtagaacaattgaagaaagaatatgGAGCTGAAATTAGTGAATCGATGgttaaaaaaataaccGATACtctattaaataatgatttcaaagatGACGAGTGGGACAAGGTTGTTGCTGAATTGTTCAACGAGGAATTTTATGATCAAGAAGCAAAGCCAACTTGgaatgatgaggatgatgaaataaTGGCTGATTTCTATGATGAGCAAAAACAAGAAGCTGATGCCAAATTAGAGGATGACGAACTACTTGAGGAGGAAGAACgcaatgatgaagatgaacctgcaaagaagaaatccaagaagaataaaagtgaagataagaaagctaagaagaaagagaaaaaaaagCTTTCTGAACTTGTCGAGAGTGCTGTGGAACAAAATAAACTAGCTATTCTCGATGAAgttgaaaaggaagaggaagaaaagagGGGGAGACTGCGTTCAAAGGATGATCAGGATTTAAAGTTCCGTTATAGGGAAGTTTCTCCTGAAAGTTTTGGGCTAACAGCAAGGGAAATATTCGCTGCAGATGACACTGActtaaatgaatttattggaCTGAAGAAGTTCGCGCCATATAGACCAAAGGAATTGAGAGCAAAAGATAAGAGGAAAGTAACTAAATCAAGAAGGTTAAGAGATTGGAGAAAAAAGGTTTTCAATAACGAAGCTGGACTTGTAGGTGACGAAAAGGACATTCTTATTCCAGtagaagagaagaaatcaaaacaCAAGCATGGTCATCAACATCGTCAGCATGAAAAGAAACGTCATAACAAAAAGtaa
- the ZIM17 gene encoding Zim17p (ancestral locus Anc_3.36), producing MSMMMRRLARITPLFGRASLVQGFSRPLSTALLRTRFPCSQWPLHLPFSTYMRLRDAADKKEEAGVPLGSFKVDKPQLMIAFTCKKCDTRSSHTISKQAYNSGTVLIKCPGCQNRHLIADHLKIFNDDRITIEDIMKAQGESVSLTTDDLAFEDVPESLKNTIGHYAKDAPPELKNKLQMDHSKTHLLK from the coding sequence ATGTCAATGATGATGCGTCGCCTTGCAAGAATAACACCACTTTTTGGTAGAGCGAGTTTGGTCCAGGGATTCAGTAGACCACTTTCCACTGCCCTTTTAAGAACGAGATTTCCATGTTCCCAGTGGCCATTGCATCTACCATTTAGTACATATATGCGTCTTCGGGACGCTGCAGATAAGAAGGAGGAGGCAGGAGTGCCGCTGGGGTCGTTCAAAGTGGACAAACCACAATTGATGATAGCGTTCACGTGTAAGAAGTGTGACACGAGGTCGTCGCACACCATCTCGAAGCAAGCATACAATTCCGGTACGGTACTGATCAAGTGTCCCGGGTGTCAGAACAGACATCTGATTGCAGACCATTTGAAGATCTTTAACGATGATCGAATCACCATTGAGGACATCATGAAGGCGCAAGGTGAAAGCGTCTCCCTCACCACGGATGATCTGGCCTTCGAGGACGTTCCTGAGTCCCTGAAGAACACCATTGGGCACTACGCCAAGGATGCACCACCAGAACTGAAGAACAAACTGCAAATGGACCATTCAAAGACTCATCTTCTTAAATAA
- the NCAS0A10070 gene encoding magnesium transporter CorA family protein (ancestral locus Anc_3.38), translated as MPNLISGQAGRTSSNGSISFSRRGSTSIHQGNENNRTNPADTPKPKKKKSFVSFKEEHTPHKTSPPLPNLKHFTSEQNPSTSHADIAGRFTPRARAYSEFTRTKRAKPGSEIDIKLSNDQSKRKGVMDPKGITELEPNDTRSEISNQTLEASYLSEASSNGTEDDVWVPIHPKKKEQVVNGINFEELQTFADEYIINMERIKQQNHYMGHVTRSSSNSLWKPKTLTPIMSETAAKYTPQTVPVSNTVPDDPDLGKLRTVEPSNDTFQAPDRFAFFCTTDEMTIHSPELPSLLRPHQSFFDLFKQGEPTWWLDCTCPTDEEMHILTTAFGIHPLTAEDVRMQEPRGKVEMFKTYYFISFHTFVNDKNSPNFLERICIYIIVFKNGILSFHFSPVDHCSNVRRRVRQLKNYVNVNADWICYALIDDITDSFAPVIQSIEYQTDAFDDTVLMTYNADFSKTLQNIGNTRRNIMTLMRLLSGKADVVKMLAKRCRDESKDSRNYNTINSNNPSAWDTTDTNSEVSLSCLPGGNIAMYLGDIQDHLLTMQQSLRSYENILARSHSNYLAQLQVESFISNNKVGEILGKVTILGTMLIPLNVITGLFGMNVEVPGGKVKNLAWFFGILGVLFAIGIFGWFLASFWVTAMNDKSNDDLDESFDENEKKASKSKFQKYLPKWFKKKEDITEDYTSGSALRIPASSVHSTTSTAGTFSHYSRTTNSYQHF; from the coding sequence ATGCCAAACTTAATTTCAGGCCAAGCAGGGCGAACAAGTTCCAATGGATCTATCTCCTTTTCCAGAAGAGGGTCTACTTCTATCCATCAGGGGAACGAAAACAATCGTACAAATCCCGCTGACACGCCtaaaccaaagaagaagaagagttTCGTATCttttaaagaagaacatACTCCACATAAGACAAGTCCACCATTACCCAATCTGAAACATTTTACATCTGAACAAAACCCTTCAACTTCTCATGCAGACATAGCAGGTAGATTTACACCGCGAGCTAGAGCATATTCTGAATTCACACGAACAAAGAGGGCTAAACCAGGTTCTGAGATTGACATCAAACTTTCCAATGACCAAAGTAAGAGGAAGGGAGTAATGGACCCAAAGGGTATCACGGAACTTGAACCTAATGACACTAGATCTGAGATATCAAATCAAACCTTAGAAGCTTCATATCTGTCAGAGGCCTCTTCTAATGGCACAGAGGATGATGTTTGGGTCCCCATTCATCCTAAGAAGAAGGAACAGGTAGTCAATGGaattaattttgaagaattgcAGACGTTTGCCGATGAATATATAATCAATATGGAAAGAATCAAACAACAGAATCATTATATGGGTCATGTCACTAGAAGTTCTAGTAATTCATTATGGAAACCGAAGACACTGACTCCAATAATGTCTGAAACCGCTGCTAAATATACACCACAAACTGTTCCTGTCAGTAATACAGTACCAGATGATCCGGACTTGGGAAAACTCCGCACTGTTGAACCGAGTAACGATACATTTCAAGCACCGGATAGATTTGCGTTCTTTTGCACCACCGATGAGATGACAATTCACTCGCCTGAGTTGCCCTCTTTACTACGGCCACACCAATCGTTTTTCGATTTGTTTAAGCAGGGGGAACCCACGTGGTGGCTGGATTGCACGTGCCCtactgatgaagaaatgcACATACTGACAACTGCCTTTGGCATTCATCCTTTGACTGCTGAAGATGTGAGAATGCAAGAACCTAGAGGTAAAGTGGAAATGTTCAAGacttattattttattagtTTTCATACTTTCGTCAATGATAAGAACTCACCAAACTTTCTTGAGCGTATCTGCATCTATATTATCGTCTTTAAGAATGGGATATTAagtttccatttttctCCCGTTGACCATTGTAGTAATGTGAGAAGAAGAGTAAgacaattgaaaaattacgTTAATGTAAATGCTGATTGGATTTGCTATGCATTGATTGATGATATTACAGATAGTTTTGCGCCCGTTATacaatcaattgaatacCAAACAGATGCTTTCGATGATACCGTATTAATGACATATAATGCAGACTTCTCAAAAACTTTgcaaaatattggaaatacaagaagaaatattatgaCTTTAATGAGATTGTTAAGTGGGAAGGCTGATGTTGTTAAGATGTTAGCCAAGAGGTGTAGAGATGAAAGTAAGGATTCACGCAACTATAACACcataaattcaaataatccatCTGCTTGGGATACAACTGATACAAATTCGGAGGTATCATTGTCATGTCTTCCTGGAGGCAACATCGCAATGTATTTAGGAGATATTCAAGATCATTTGTTGACCATGCAACAAAGTTTACGTTCCTACGAAAATATCTTGGCAAGATCCCATTCCAATTACTTGGCCCAACTACAAGTAGAATCCtttatttcaaacaataaaGTTGGAGAAATTCTGGGTAAAGTGACTATCTTGGGGACAATGTTAATACCTCTGAATGTAATCACAGGTTTATTCGGGATGAATGTAGAAGTACCAGGTGGAAAGGTAAAAAATTTAGCATGGTTCTTCGGCATACTTGGAGTTTTATTTGCCATTGGGATTTTCGGCTGGTTTCTTGCATCGTTTTGGGTTACCGCAATGAACGATAAAAGCAATGACGATTTAGATGAATCATTCgatgaaaatgagaaaaagGCATCtaaatcaaaatttcaGAAGTACTTGCCAAAATGGtttaaaaagaaagagGATATTACAGAAGACTACACATCTGGAAGTGCACTTCGAATTCCAGCTTCATCGGTACATTCTACGACAAGTACCGCAGGTACTTTTAGCCACTATAGTCGAACAACCAATTCTTACCAGCATTTTTAG
- the NCAS0A10010 gene encoding RNA-binding protein (ancestral locus Anc_3.49), which translates to MSSEEEDFNDIYGEEQPTNPSTSKEVKDGEKSENKDTKGDSNLEEKSEEKDSKKEDATEKKVEDASSSESKPADSTSHLDQLAALQALSSNISQLAQQSTKPKEAADSASPAPVVNTAAPTTQPPPWEQLQQTVSQFQQPGQQQPPQMPPMGYPPQNNNSPYPSNIPANAPYQQQTSQQSPPPQKADLSKECCKLFIGGLNWETTEDKLKDYFSKYGNVVDLKIMKDNATGRSRGFGFLTFELSSSVDEVVKTQHILDGKVIDPKRAIPREEQDKTGKIFVGGIGPDVRPKEFEEFFAQWGTIIDAQLMLDKDTGRSRGFGFITYDSSEAVDRVCQNKYIDFKGKQIEIKRAAPRHMQKGANNGRNPRQFQNQMQAPPQMFQNQMMAAATSGMNQMYDPQAMNDYYQKMQAYYQQVQQQTGMDYSQMYQQQQQQQQQQPPVPMPMPVPAPYNVPAGGSPPTATSSDSATPTDNDDDNGRGSYRGYRSRTYNKRGNGNNNGYHPYNR; encoded by the coding sequence ATGAgttctgaagaagaagacttTAACGACATCTATGGTGAAGAACAACCAACAAATCCTTCAACTTCCAAGGAAGTTAAGGATGGTGAAAAATCTGAAAATAAAGACACCAAAGGTGACAGTAATCTTGAAGAGAAATCCGAAGAGAAAGATTCTAAGAAAGAAGATGCTACCGAAAAGAAGGTAGAAGATGCTTCCTCCTCTGAAAGCAAACCAGCCGACTCGACATCTCATCTTGATCAATTGGCTGCTTTACAAGCTCTATCTTCCAATATCAGTCAGTTGGCACAACAGTCAACTAAACCAAAGGAAGCAGCAGATTCAGCTTCTCCTGCTCCAGTAGTCAATACTGCAGCACCAACCACACAACCACCACCATGGGAGCAACTGCAGCAAACTGTGTCACAATTCCAACAGCCAGgtcaacaacaaccacCTCAAATGCCCCCAATGGGCTACCCACctcaaaataataactCTCCATACCCAAGTAATATTCCAGCTAATGCTCCATACCAACAACAGACTTCCCAACAATCTCCACCTCCTCAAAAAGCTGATTTATCTAAGGAATGTTGTAAACTATTTATTGGTGGGTTGAACTGGGAGACTACCGAAGACAAACTAAAGGACTATTTCAGTAAATATGGTAACGTTGTTGATTTAAAAATCATGAAGGATAATGCCACTGGTAGATCAAGAGGTTTCGGTTTCCTAACATTCGAGCTTTCATCTAGTGTGGATGAAGTTGTGAAAACTCAGCATATCTTAGACGGTAAAGTCATTGATCCAAAGAGGGCCATCCCAAGGGAAGAACAAGATAAAACAGGGAAGATTTTTGTTGGAGGTATTGGTCCAGATGTTAGACCAAaggaatttgaagaattcttTGCACAATGGGGGACAATTATTGATGCCCAATTAATGTTAGACAAGGATACCGGGAGATCAAGAGGTTTCGGGTTTATCACTTATGATTCTTCAGAGGCTGTTGACAGAGTATGCCAaaacaaatatattgacTTCAAAGgtaaacaaattgaaatcaAGAGGGCGGCTCCAAGACATATGCAAAAGGGTGCTAATAATGGCCGTAATCCAAGACAATTCCAAAATCAAATGCAAGCACCACCACAAATGTTTCAAAACCAAATGATGGCCGCTGCAACTTCAGGAATGAACCAAATGTATGATCCCCAAGCCATGAATGATTATTACCAAAAGATGCAAGCATATTATCAACAGGTTCAACAACAAACTGGTATGGATTACAGTCAAATGTaccaacaacagcaacaacaacaacaacaacaacctcCAGTGCCTATGCCAATGCCAGTACCTGCTCCATACAATGTGCCTGCTGGTGGCTCTCCTCCAACAGCTACATCATCTGATTCTGCTACCCCAACCgataatgatgacgatAATGGTCGTGGAAGCTACCGTGGGTACCGTAGTCGCACCTACAATAAACGTGGtaatggtaataataatggttaTCACCCTTACAACAGATAA